Within the Streptomyces sp. NBC_00353 genome, the region CACTGCGGCCACGGTCACAGGCCAGCGGGCCGCCTGTCGCATCGGCCCACGCCCGCGCTGTTTCGCACCGGTCCGCCCCGACGGCAGCAGTCGGGCGCTCGCCCACACTCACCGAGGAATTTGCCATGACCTCTGGCCGGTACACCGTCAACGACGTCATGACGAAGACCGTCGTCACCATCACCCCCGACGCGGAATTCAAAGAGATCGCCGCCGCCATGGAGCAGTGGAAAGTCACCGCCCTACCCGTCGTCGAAGGCGAGGGCCGAGTCGTCGGCGTCGTCTCCGAGGCCGACCTGCTCACGAAGGAGGAGTTCCACGACCACTCACCCGGCATGATCGAGCATATGCGCCGCCTGAGCGACATCGCCAAGGCCGGCTCGGTCCGGGCCAAGGACCTGATGACAAGCCCCGCCGTCACGGTCAAGCCCGACGCGCCCCTCCCGCAGGCCGCCCGGCTCATGGCCGACCGGCATGTCAAGCGCCTACCGGTCGTTGACGCCGGTGGCACCCTCAAGGGCATCGTCAGCCGCGCCGATCTCCTGAAGGTTTTCCTGCGCTCCGACGACGAGATCGCCGCCGAGATTCGTCTTGAGGTCGTCAACCAGCTGTTCCCCGTCGCGCACCAAGACGTGAAGGTCAGTGTCACCTGGGGTGTGGCCACGCTCACCGGTCGCGTCCGCGACGCCACCCTGATTCCCGCCGCCGCCCGCCTCGCTCAGTCCGTGGAAGGCGTGGTCAGCGTGGACTGCCGGCTCGAAGGCCTGGGATCCGCCTGAGCCCGGTATCACCTCGCACCCGCAGGTGCCGGGTCGAAGGGACCCCTGTGCCTTCCCGTCGGCCCGGCCAGGCGGCGTCCCGCGACAAGCACGAGCAAGGGGCTGGACGGTCGCTGTTCCGCCTTGTGCCCGGCAGCGCAACCTCGTACGTCCTCACGTGGATCCAGCACCTACTGGCCCCCGACGAGGAGTCCATCCGGCCCTGTCGAGGGACGAACGGCCCATTTGTACGGGACAACGGGCCGCTCCATGCTGGAGGGGCCATCGACCGTTCCCGACTCTCCGGGAGACCCGCGATGCTCACCAAAACGCTCGACGACACCACGTTGACCGACCTCGTCGCCGATGCCACCACAGCGCCGTCCATGCACAACGCCCAGCCCTGGCAGTTCCGCTACGAACGCTCCAACCACACCCTCACGCTCCGGGCGGACCTCGACCGTGCGATGCCGGAGGCCGACCCCTCCACCCGCGGACTCCATGTCGGCTGCGGCGCGGCCCTGTTGAACCTGCGGGTATCCGCCGCCCACCTCGGTCTGGACTCGGTCACCACACTGCTGCCCGAACCGTCGGACCCGCCCCTCCTGGCCGTCGTACGCCTGGGTATCCACCCCGACTCCCCCCGGAAGTCGGCGGACAAAGCACTCGCGTCTCTCCACCCCGCGATTCGGGACCGGCATACCAGCCGCTATCCGTTCGACGAGCGAGCGATCCCCGAGGACGTTCGTACGCGATTCGCCGACGCGGCCCGTATCGAGGGCGCGGACTTCGCCTTCCTGACTCCGACGCATTTGGAGACCGTGCTCGAACTGATCCGGGATGCCGAGGGATACGACCGCAGGGATGTTGCGCGAGAGGCGGAACAGCGCAGCTGGACCCGGGACACAAAGACAGAGGTCCCAGTCGACGGAATTCCGGATTACGCGTTCGGGCCCCGTGACGCGTCCGAAAGGGCGACCGTCCGCGATTTCGCGGGCACGGCCGTCCTCGCAGGCCGAGTGCGCGTCCTGTTCGAGAACCGGCCGCAGCTGGCCCTTCTGAGCACCACGGGCGACCGTCCCGAGGACTGGCTGCACGCCGGCCAGGCCCTGGAACGCGTCCTGCTCACCGCCACACTTCACCACGTGTCCAGCTCATTCGCGACGCAACCCCTCGAATGGCCGGACCTGCGATGGCTCCTGCGCGACCCGGTCTTCGGCACGGGAAACGCGCAGATGATCATCCGCCTGGGATACGGGCCGAGCGGGCCACGCACACCGCGACGTCCTGTAGACCAAGTACTGACCATCGAGCCGTAGAAACCCGGGTCGTATGCCACCGAGGCAGGCGGTCATCCGAGCAGGGAAGGCAGTGGGAGCGATGCAGCTTCCCGTAGTCGTCGGAGTGGACGGATCAGAGGGCAGTCTGCGCGCACTGGACTGGGCAGCGGCGGAAGCGGCCCGACAGCGACTCCCCCTCCGCGTCATCCACGCGTCATTGTGGGAACACTACGAAGGGCTGCGCCCCACATTCGACACCGAGCGTCCCGCCGAGCAGATCCTCGCCGAGCATCTCGTCGCCTCCGCGCAGGAGCGGGCACAACGCCTCCATTCGGAGGTGAGCGTGGTCGCCGACGTGCAGCCCGAAGACCCGGTGACCGCACTCGTCCAGGAGAGCCACGAGGCAACCCTTGTCGTCCTCGGCTCCCGCGGCCGGGGCCGAATCGCCGGGATGCTCCTCGGATCCGTCGGCCTCGCCCTTGCCGGCCGGTCCCACTGTCCGGTCGTCGTGATCCCGACGACCCCACCCGGCACGCAGCCGAAGCCCGGCCGCATCGTCGTCGGGATCGGAGACGCCGCAGGACCGTCAGCAGCCGCCCACTTCGCACTCGAACAGGCGGCATCCCGTCACGGTGAACTGATCGCCGTACGGGCCTGGCGCTGCCCTGCCCACGAGGCCATGGACCATCCGCTCCTCTCGGGTTCCCCGGCATCCGCACACCGTCAACAGGCTGAGGAACACCTCGAAAACGTCCTGGCGGTGCTGGACCGCACCGGTTCCGATGCCGTCATCGACCGATCGGTGGTCCAGGGACCGGCTCACCAGGCACTGATCGAAGCAGCCACGGGTGCGGAACTCCTCGTCGTCGGCGCACGGCGCGGCAGCGGACGGCACGGACTCCACCTCGGCCCGGTGAACCACGCGGTGCTGCACTACTCCCCCTGCCCGGTTGCCGTCGTGCCCCACACTCGCTGAGCACGACGCCGATACTCAGAGCACCTCTGATCAACGGTGGGGAACGCGGGGGACCAGACAGTGCGCGTGGTGCAAATACTCCTCGACGGCGTCGAACGGCCGCTGGACGGAATACGGACCCGGCTGCTGTAGCCGTAGTCCCGTGGCCGAGGTTCCGGAGATCTGAACGATCCGGAGCATGGGCCCGTTCGGCCCTGGTGCGTAGCTCCTGTGCGGACGCACGATGACGGAGGGGCGGGACTGCGCAACCCCTCGACGGCCAGGAGGACACCATGAGCGACGAGACGGGGTTCTCGGCCCAGAGACCGATCCGCGTGTTCCTGCTCGACGATCATGAGGTGGTCAGGCGCGGGGTGCAGGATCTGCTTGATGCGGAACTCGACATCAAGGTCGTCGGCGACGCCGGCACAGCCGATCAGGCTCTGGCCCGCGGCCCGGCGCTCCGACCTGACGTCGCGATTCTCGATGTACGGCTGCCGGACGGCGACGGGATCGCCGTGTGTCGTGAACTGCGCTCGCGGATGCCGGAACTGGCCTGCCTGATGCTCACCTCGTTCGACGACGACGAAGCCCTGCTCGACGCGATCATGGCTGGCGCGGCAGGCTACGTACTCAAGGAAATCAAGGGCTCTGACCTTGTCGCCGCCGTCCGCACACTGGCATCCGGGCGTTCGACCCTCGACCCGGCGACCACGGCACGGCTGATGAGCAGCCTGCGCGAGGAGGAAGCCTGCGCTGAACCCGAGGAGGACGACGCGCTGTCGGGGCTGTCCCCGCGGGAGAGGGACGTCCTCGTACTGATCGGTGAAGGGCTGACGAACAGCCAGATCGGCAAGCGCCTCTACCTGTCGGAGAAGACCGTCAAGAATCATATCTCCCGTCTGCTGGCCAAGCTCGGTGTCGAACGTCGCATCCAGGCGGCCGTGATCGCTGCGCACGCCACGGAACCCTCCCCGCCGCCCGGAGCCGGACAGCATCGGACGTAACCGTGCGGCCCCGAAATATCAGGACAGCCGCAGTGGCACCCGCCAGCTCAGCCGAGTGCCACCCTTTTCCGACGCCCCCACACTCATCTCGCCACCGAGTTTCTCGGCGCGCCGTGCAAGGTTGTCGAGCCCGCTTCGGGAACCACCGTCCTCGGGCATGCCCACGCCGTTGTCGGACACGATGAGGTTCAGCGCCCCCTCACCCACCACGAGCGAGATGTCCACCGACGTGGCCCGTGCATGGCGAGCGACATTGCTCAGCGCCTCGCCGAGGACCGCGATCACCTGCTCGGCGATCTCGGCTGGCACATCTGTATCAATGAGCCCTCCCATCCGCAGCGACGGCTGGAAGCCCAGGGTGCGTGCGGCCTCTTCCACCGCGGTCGCCGTCCGGGCCCGCAGCCCCTGGCCGGCACGGCCCGGTCCGCGTGCACGTAGGCCAAAGATCGTGGACCGGATGATCTTGATGGTCTCGTCCAGATCGTCCACCGCTCGCAGCAACCGTTCGCTCGCCTGTGGATGATCCACGAACCGCACCACGCTCTGCAGCGTCATACCGGTGGCGAACAGCCGCTGAATGGCCAGGTCGTGCAGGTCCCGGGCGATGCGGTCCCGGTCCTCCAGCAGAGCGATCTGCTCGGCGGCTTTGCGCCGCTCGGTGAGTTCCATCGCCAGCGCTGCCTGACCGGCGAAGGTCAGCAGGGGCAAAGTTTCCGACGTGGTGAAGGCGGGACCCTCCCGTACGCGGGCCAGCAGCAGCACCCCACGGGTCCGCTCACCTGTCACCATCGGGACCGCGACAGCCGGGCCGAGCCCCTCCCACCTCGGAGGGCCCTCGGTGATCCGCGGATCGTGTTCGACATCGAGGCTGGTGATCGGCTCGCCCGCGTCGAGAGCCGCACCGACGAACGATCCCTCACGTGGCAGGACCAGACCATGGTGAATCTCGGCGTCCACACCTGAAGCCAGTGCCACTCGGAGGGTCCTGCCCTCTGCAGGGAGCGCCAGGACGCCAAGATCCGCGGAGAGAATACGCGAGGCACGATCGATGATCATCTGCAGGACGTGTGCCTCGTTCGCCCCGCTCAGCAGACCCGCGACGATCTCGCTGTTGGCCTCCTGCCAGCGTTGGCGATCGCGCGTCTCCGCGTACAGGCGAGCGTTCTCGATCGCCACTCCCGCCGCCACGGCCAACGTCGACAGCACGGTTTCGTCCTCGGCGTCGAATTCGCGGCCGCCCCGTTTCTCAGTGAGATACAGATTGCCGAACACCTCGTCGCGAACCCGGATGGGCACCCCAAGAAACGAATGCATCGGGGGGTGGTTCGGCGGGAACCCGTACGACGCCGGATGCTCGGCGAGTTCCCCGAGCCGCAGGGGCTGGGGATGACGGATCAGCTCGCCCAAGAGGCCGTGCCCCTCAGGCAGCGGGCCGATGGCCTCTCGCTGCTCCGCCGTTATGCCCACCGGCAGGAACTGCGTGAGCCTGGTTCCCTCGCCGACCACTCCCAGGGCTCCGTACTCGGCATCGACCACAACGACTGCGGCTTGGACGATCCGGCGCAGCACCTGGGGCAGATCAAGTCCCCTTCCCACCGACATCACGGC harbors:
- a CDS encoding CBS domain-containing protein, whose translation is MTSGRYTVNDVMTKTVVTITPDAEFKEIAAAMEQWKVTALPVVEGEGRVVGVVSEADLLTKEEFHDHSPGMIEHMRRLSDIAKAGSVRAKDLMTSPAVTVKPDAPLPQAARLMADRHVKRLPVVDAGGTLKGIVSRADLLKVFLRSDDEIAAEIRLEVVNQLFPVAHQDVKVSVTWGVATLTGRVRDATLIPAAARLAQSVEGVVSVDCRLEGLGSA
- a CDS encoding Acg family FMN-binding oxidoreductase, yielding MLTKTLDDTTLTDLVADATTAPSMHNAQPWQFRYERSNHTLTLRADLDRAMPEADPSTRGLHVGCGAALLNLRVSAAHLGLDSVTTLLPEPSDPPLLAVVRLGIHPDSPRKSADKALASLHPAIRDRHTSRYPFDERAIPEDVRTRFADAARIEGADFAFLTPTHLETVLELIRDAEGYDRRDVAREAEQRSWTRDTKTEVPVDGIPDYAFGPRDASERATVRDFAGTAVLAGRVRVLFENRPQLALLSTTGDRPEDWLHAGQALERVLLTATLHHVSSSFATQPLEWPDLRWLLRDPVFGTGNAQMIIRLGYGPSGPRTPRRPVDQVLTIEP
- a CDS encoding universal stress protein, which gives rise to MQLPVVVGVDGSEGSLRALDWAAAEAARQRLPLRVIHASLWEHYEGLRPTFDTERPAEQILAEHLVASAQERAQRLHSEVSVVADVQPEDPVTALVQESHEATLVVLGSRGRGRIAGMLLGSVGLALAGRSHCPVVVIPTTPPGTQPKPGRIVVGIGDAAGPSAAAHFALEQAASRHGELIAVRAWRCPAHEAMDHPLLSGSPASAHRQQAEEHLENVLAVLDRTGSDAVIDRSVVQGPAHQALIEAATGAELLVVGARRGSGRHGLHLGPVNHAVLHYSPCPVAVVPHTR
- a CDS encoding response regulator transcription factor codes for the protein MSDETGFSAQRPIRVFLLDDHEVVRRGVQDLLDAELDIKVVGDAGTADQALARGPALRPDVAILDVRLPDGDGIAVCRELRSRMPELACLMLTSFDDDEALLDAIMAGAAGYVLKEIKGSDLVAAVRTLASGRSTLDPATTARLMSSLREEEACAEPEEDDALSGLSPRERDVLVLIGEGLTNSQIGKRLYLSEKTVKNHISRLLAKLGVERRIQAAVIAAHATEPSPPPGAGQHRT
- a CDS encoding sensor histidine kinase yields the protein MGDNGTDRCGEARRRLSTLPDDLHGRLDAVTRSPAEAALLLDAVMSVGRGLDLPQVLRRIVQAAVVVVDAEYGALGVVGEGTRLTQFLPVGITAEQREAIGPLPEGHGLLGELIRHPQPLRLGELAEHPASYGFPPNHPPMHSFLGVPIRVRDEVFGNLYLTEKRGGREFDAEDETVLSTLAVAAGVAIENARLYAETRDRQRWQEANSEIVAGLLSGANEAHVLQMIIDRASRILSADLGVLALPAEGRTLRVALASGVDAEIHHGLVLPREGSFVGAALDAGEPITSLDVEHDPRITEGPPRWEGLGPAVAVPMVTGERTRGVLLLARVREGPAFTTSETLPLLTFAGQAALAMELTERRKAAEQIALLEDRDRIARDLHDLAIQRLFATGMTLQSVVRFVDHPQASERLLRAVDDLDETIKIIRSTIFGLRARGPGRAGQGLRARTATAVEEAARTLGFQPSLRMGGLIDTDVPAEIAEQVIAVLGEALSNVARHARATSVDISLVVGEGALNLIVSDNGVGMPEDGGSRSGLDNLARRAEKLGGEMSVGASEKGGTRLSWRVPLRLS